The following coding sequences are from one Chitinimonas sp. BJYL2 window:
- the nagZ gene encoding beta-N-acetylhexosaminidase, whose protein sequence is MTLSLSQLAGRALMVDVPGDELTQDDKDFLRDNHIRSICLFRRNVSSADKTRKLVADLKAVIGDNALIGIDQEGGAVMRTLFLPQAPSAMALGAVGDEQLAHDVGAAIARGLASLGINWNYAPVLDLNNNPLNPVISERSFGADPVAAGKLAAAWTAGHLSEGVATCVKHFPGHGDTHTDSHLSLPVVDKSRAAIEQYELAPFKQLMHVTPGLMSAHIIFPAFDAELPATLSPAILTDLLRKEWGYQGVTITDGMNMKAIWERWGQPQGSVLALKAGADLSLVLQYREEMIASRIALEAAVNDGVLDTARLQEADGRVTAMAKRYPPSRREYTTEQEAADRQLFATAWQRALTLLGEARRPALGSKVRLILQSDAPSDGVSEAGLSAAALIAKLKPLYALEVLTYDKRSDVDWAGQAADRTFNIVAATTRERYGDGERATWRPDLHLALWNPYAASDLPCPALITYGFAEPALDAVVSWLKGEGEASGKLPAPLEA, encoded by the coding sequence CAACGTCAGCAGCGCCGACAAGACCCGCAAGCTGGTTGCCGACCTCAAAGCCGTGATCGGCGACAACGCGCTGATCGGCATCGACCAGGAAGGCGGCGCTGTGATGCGCACGCTGTTCCTGCCACAAGCACCGTCGGCCATGGCCCTGGGTGCCGTGGGAGACGAGCAGCTTGCCCACGATGTCGGGGCCGCCATCGCCCGTGGCTTGGCCTCGCTGGGCATCAACTGGAACTACGCCCCGGTGCTGGACCTCAACAACAACCCGCTGAACCCGGTCATCAGCGAGCGCAGCTTCGGCGCCGATCCGGTTGCCGCTGGCAAACTCGCAGCGGCCTGGACGGCCGGCCACCTGAGCGAAGGCGTGGCCACCTGCGTCAAGCACTTCCCCGGTCATGGCGACACCCATACCGACTCGCACTTGTCGCTGCCGGTCGTCGACAAGTCGCGCGCCGCCATCGAGCAATACGAACTCGCCCCGTTCAAGCAACTGATGCATGTGACGCCTGGCCTGATGAGCGCCCACATCATCTTCCCAGCCTTCGATGCCGAGCTGCCGGCCACGCTGTCGCCCGCCATCCTCACCGACCTGCTGCGCAAGGAGTGGGGCTACCAGGGCGTGACGATTACCGATGGCATGAACATGAAGGCCATCTGGGAGCGCTGGGGTCAGCCTCAGGGTAGTGTGCTGGCTCTCAAGGCCGGGGCGGATCTGTCACTGGTATTGCAGTACCGCGAGGAGATGATTGCCTCGCGTATCGCCTTGGAAGCCGCCGTGAATGACGGCGTGCTGGATACGGCCCGGCTGCAGGAAGCAGACGGCCGTGTCACTGCGATGGCAAAGCGCTACCCGCCAAGCCGCCGGGAGTACACCACCGAGCAGGAAGCGGCCGACCGTCAACTCTTTGCCACCGCATGGCAACGCGCCCTCACCCTGCTGGGTGAAGCGCGCCGCCCGGCCTTGGGCAGCAAGGTACGCCTGATCCTGCAATCGGACGCCCCCTCGGATGGCGTATCCGAGGCCGGACTCTCGGCGGCGGCCTTGATCGCCAAGCTCAAACCGCTCTATGCACTGGAGGTACTGACCTACGACAAGCGCAGCGATGTGGACTGGGCAGGCCAGGCGGCAGATCGCACCTTCAATATCGTGGCAGCGACCACACGTGAGCGTTATGGCGACGGAGAGCGCGCCACCTGGCGGCCCGACCTGCATCTGGCACTGTGGAACCCCTACGCGGCCAGCGATCTTCCCTGCCCGGCCTTGATCACCTACGGCTTTGCAGAGCCCGCACTCGACGCTGTTGTCTCCTGGCTCAAGGGCGAGGGCGAGGCATCCGGCAAGTTGCCGGCCCCTCTGGAAGCCTGA
- a CDS encoding TonB-dependent receptor, whose amino-acid sequence MFDKKVVNKQYQPAPVALAVAVALMGMSAPALAAADTEAGEVVKITGIRGALQSAAVIKKNASAVVDAVSAEDIGKLPDLDVGESLGRIPGVSVGRAFGQGSAVSIRGSDPQMTYTTLNGQTVASTGWYDQMNIDRSFNYSLLPSELIGGMEVYKSPQADLTEGGIGGTVIVKTRKPLAGDKTTVFGSVRYGDGSISDSDKEVSGLYNYKNDAKTFGVLVAGSISDGDYIRRGIEADSRWASDVAPTAFVQERKRTAFNAALQVKPAAGWDLGLQYLGLKLEADNSNSSDYIFHDANCTQRNTAVKSAFNPNGVCLKSTTTATTPLENQFIQNWARAAEMTSDSLTFDGHYKGDGVKVDFVVGNTKAEGGTKLTQNYAYGFWGSPTNKLGRWQGTIDATGKQIVLSPTSNQTVTVSNLPQNSAPETWATSRAPNKDEEKYGQVDVTLDLDWGAINSFKAGLRKADHTFEKRSYRPVWKSTIDPVATSRLYSGQVGVASWSIPRPNIGAMTANTLKNITGWMEDRSAYGELNEDNTALYGMFSFEAENVRGNFGLRYIATDATSTSYLYDGTPAGANDFAGSQGFSATKKASTKASYNDVLPSVNLAFDLKRDLVLRASASQAITRPNFANMFGVTVSGYNDDRVGNETWTTGNIALQPMKSSQADIGLEYYYGKGNLVSATYFTKDVSNFIVSQTQANQKVGLVDPGSGVDNWTVQSFANAGGGRIRGLELQVNHGFDNGFGVSANYTFTEGTAPATSYADKLAVFTQASKHNANLVGYYENQTYSARLAYNWRSKYMIREGAFWYGDRMHDDYGTLDASFGWNVTNNLKLSLEITNLLEEDDVQYGAAAASNTAIKDPLRAGFPAWSFEGERTIKLGLSAKF is encoded by the coding sequence ATGTTTGACAAGAAAGTCGTAAACAAGCAGTACCAGCCTGCACCGGTCGCACTGGCAGTGGCCGTGGCTTTGATGGGTATGTCTGCACCGGCACTGGCAGCGGCTGACACCGAAGCAGGTGAAGTGGTCAAGATCACCGGCATTCGTGGCGCACTGCAAAGCGCAGCCGTCATCAAGAAGAACGCCAGTGCCGTCGTGGATGCCGTGTCGGCAGAAGACATTGGCAAACTGCCTGATCTGGATGTGGGTGAGTCGCTTGGCCGCATCCCCGGTGTATCCGTTGGTCGCGCCTTCGGCCAAGGCTCGGCAGTGTCGATCCGCGGTTCGGATCCACAAATGACCTATACCACGCTGAACGGCCAAACCGTCGCCTCGACGGGCTGGTACGACCAGATGAACATTGACCGCTCGTTCAACTACTCCCTGCTGCCTTCCGAACTGATCGGCGGCATGGAAGTCTACAAGTCGCCGCAGGCCGACCTGACCGAAGGCGGTATCGGTGGCACGGTGATCGTGAAGACCCGCAAGCCGCTGGCCGGCGACAAGACCACGGTCTTCGGCAGCGTGCGCTACGGCGATGGCAGCATCAGTGACAGCGACAAGGAAGTCTCCGGTCTCTACAACTACAAGAACGATGCCAAGACCTTCGGCGTGCTGGTTGCCGGCTCGATCTCGGACGGCGATTACATCCGCCGCGGTATCGAAGCAGACAGCCGCTGGGCATCGGATGTGGCACCGACCGCCTTCGTGCAGGAACGCAAGCGCACTGCCTTCAATGCCGCCCTGCAAGTCAAGCCCGCCGCCGGTTGGGATCTGGGCCTCCAGTACCTGGGCCTGAAGCTCGAAGCTGACAACTCGAACAGCAGCGACTACATCTTCCATGATGCCAACTGCACTCAGCGCAACACGGCTGTGAAATCGGCTTTCAACCCGAATGGCGTTTGCCTGAAGAGCACCACGACGGCCACTACGCCGTTGGAAAACCAGTTTATCCAGAACTGGGCGCGCGCCGCCGAAATGACCTCGGACAGCCTGACCTTTGATGGTCACTACAAGGGCGATGGCGTGAAGGTCGACTTCGTGGTCGGCAACACCAAGGCAGAGGGTGGCACCAAGCTGACCCAGAACTATGCCTATGGCTTCTGGGGCAGCCCCACGAACAAGCTCGGCCGCTGGCAAGGCACCATCGACGCCACGGGCAAGCAGATCGTCCTGAGCCCGACCTCCAACCAGACTGTGACCGTCAGCAACCTGCCGCAGAACAGTGCGCCGGAAACCTGGGCCACCTCGCGCGCACCAAACAAGGACGAGGAAAAGTACGGTCAGGTGGATGTCACGCTGGATCTGGACTGGGGTGCCATCAACTCGTTCAAGGCCGGCCTGCGCAAGGCAGATCACACCTTCGAGAAGCGCTCATACCGTCCGGTCTGGAAGTCGACGATCGATCCGGTCGCTACGTCCCGCCTGTATAGCGGCCAGGTTGGCGTGGCCAGCTGGTCGATTCCGCGTCCGAACATCGGCGCCATGACGGCCAACACGCTCAAGAACATCACGGGCTGGATGGAAGATCGCTCGGCCTACGGCGAACTGAACGAGGACAATACCGCGCTGTACGGTATGTTCAGCTTCGAAGCCGAGAATGTGCGCGGTAACTTCGGTCTGCGTTACATCGCCACCGACGCGACCAGCACCAGCTATCTGTACGATGGCACCCCGGCCGGCGCCAACGACTTTGCCGGTAGCCAGGGCTTCAGCGCCACCAAAAAGGCGTCCACCAAGGCCAGCTACAACGATGTGCTGCCCAGCGTGAACCTCGCTTTCGACCTGAAGCGTGATCTGGTCCTGCGCGCCTCGGCATCGCAAGCCATTACCCGCCCCAACTTCGCCAATATGTTCGGCGTGACCGTGTCCGGTTACAACGATGACCGCGTCGGTAACGAAACCTGGACCACCGGCAACATCGCGCTGCAGCCGATGAAGTCGAGCCAGGCGGACATTGGTCTGGAGTACTACTACGGCAAGGGTAACCTCGTGTCGGCAACGTACTTCACCAAGGACGTGAGCAACTTCATCGTCTCGCAGACGCAAGCCAACCAGAAGGTCGGCCTGGTGGATCCGGGTTCTGGCGTGGACAACTGGACCGTACAGAGCTTCGCCAACGCCGGCGGTGGTCGTATCCGCGGTCTGGAACTTCAGGTCAACCACGGCTTCGACAATGGCTTTGGCGTGTCGGCCAACTACACCTTCACCGAAGGTACGGCACCGGCCACCAGCTATGCAGACAAGCTGGCCGTGTTCACGCAAGCCTCGAAGCACAATGCCAACCTGGTCGGCTACTACGAGAATCAGACCTACTCCGCTCGCCTCGCTTACAACTGGCGTTCGAAGTACATGATTCGCGAAGGCGCCTTCTGGTACGGTGATCGCATGCATGATGACTACGGCACGCTGGATGCCAGCTTCGGTTGGAATGTGACCAACAACCTGAAACTGTCGTTGGAAATCACCAACCTACTGGAAGAAGATGATGTCCAGTACGGTGCCGCAGCCGCATCCAACACGGCAATCAAGGATCCGCTGCGTGCCGGCTTCCCGGCCTGGTCCTTTGAGGGCGAGCGCACCATCAAGCTCGGTCTCAGCGCCAAGTTCTGA
- a CDS encoding DUF6445 family protein, producing MSTAFSVRQSPLIQTMPIGDHHALIIDNFLDDPDAMVSVAASSLFTPYPRYEERKGYPGVRAIAPADYSYNITLFLDGLIKHHFGVPAELPIRKSVCAFSLTSLQPEELGPLQRTPHFDASTPNHMAVLLYLCDERHGGTAFYRHNATGLQQITESTREHYLDVYYEEINARRPPRQYFDDSDEQFTRIGKIPARYNRLVIYRGSLLHSAIVNPAISIATHPREGRLTVNTFYDF from the coding sequence ATGAGTACTGCATTCTCGGTTCGTCAGTCGCCTCTCATCCAGACCATGCCTATTGGTGATCATCACGCGCTGATCATCGACAACTTCCTCGACGACCCGGATGCCATGGTGAGCGTGGCGGCCAGCAGCCTGTTCACACCCTACCCCCGGTACGAAGAGCGCAAGGGCTATCCCGGTGTGAGGGCGATCGCGCCGGCGGATTATTCCTACAACATCACATTGTTTCTGGATGGTTTGATTAAGCACCACTTTGGGGTGCCGGCCGAACTGCCGATACGTAAAAGTGTGTGTGCCTTTTCGCTGACGAGCTTGCAGCCCGAGGAGCTCGGGCCCCTGCAGCGTACGCCCCACTTCGATGCCAGTACGCCAAACCATATGGCGGTGCTGCTCTATCTGTGTGACGAGCGTCATGGCGGAACGGCTTTCTATCGCCATAACGCCACCGGCCTGCAGCAGATCACGGAATCCACGCGGGAGCACTATCTCGACGTGTACTACGAGGAGATTAACGCCCGCCGACCGCCGCGTCAGTACTTCGACGATTCTGATGAGCAGTTCACCCGGATCGGCAAAATCCCTGCGCGCTACAATCGCCTGGTGATCTACCGCGGCAGCCTGCTGCACAGCGCCATCGTCAATCCCGCGATCAGCATAGCGACCCATCCGCGCGAAGGCCGGCTCACCGTCAATACTTTCTACGATTTCTGA
- a CDS encoding M48 family metalloprotease: MRKLLLTVMVAAALPASAFDLGKLIKGVETLKKAGDAVREISEPEEVQMGGDLAATLLGASPLVNDAELQQYVNRVGMWLAQQSERPGLPWKFGVIDHPNVNAFATPGGHILITRGLLQRLRSESELAGVLAHEIAHVLRKHHLSAIQKSLGTAVLGDIANQYAENTGKRRAENLAKVVNGGKELYLRGLDKEDEFEADRMGVVIAARGGYNPYGLVGVLQTLAESPADGALALMFKTHPSANDRIDRLGSAMGERLDGLDKAVDDLPRFAKLKK; the protein is encoded by the coding sequence ATGCGCAAACTGCTACTGACCGTCATGGTCGCCGCCGCGCTGCCTGCCAGTGCGTTCGATCTGGGTAAGCTCATCAAGGGCGTCGAGACCCTCAAGAAGGCGGGCGATGCCGTTCGTGAAATCAGCGAGCCCGAAGAAGTCCAGATGGGAGGCGATCTGGCGGCCACCCTGCTTGGGGCATCGCCTTTGGTCAACGACGCCGAGTTGCAGCAGTACGTCAACCGTGTGGGCATGTGGCTGGCACAGCAGAGCGAGCGACCCGGCCTACCCTGGAAGTTCGGCGTGATTGATCATCCCAATGTGAACGCTTTTGCCACGCCGGGTGGCCACATCCTTATCACGCGGGGCCTGCTGCAGCGTTTGCGCAGCGAATCCGAGCTGGCGGGTGTGTTGGCACATGAAATCGCCCATGTGCTGCGCAAGCATCACCTCAGTGCGATCCAGAAGTCCCTAGGGACTGCCGTGCTGGGCGACATTGCCAACCAGTATGCGGAGAACACTGGCAAGCGTCGTGCCGAGAATCTGGCCAAGGTCGTCAATGGGGGCAAGGAGCTGTATCTGCGTGGTCTTGATAAGGAAGACGAGTTCGAGGCGGATCGCATGGGTGTGGTGATTGCCGCGCGCGGCGGCTACAACCCTTATGGCCTGGTCGGCGTGCTGCAGACCCTGGCAGAGAGCCCGGCCGACGGTGCGCTGGCACTGATGTTCAAGACCCACCCTAGCGCCAATGACCGGATTGACCGCTTGGGCAGTGCCATGGGTGAGCGGCTCGATGGCCTGGACAAGGCGGTGGATGATTTGCCGAGGTTTGCAAAGCTCAAGAAGTGA